A section of the Lepus europaeus isolate LE1 chromosome 10, mLepTim1.pri, whole genome shotgun sequence genome encodes:
- the BHLHE23 gene encoding class E basic helix-loop-helix protein 23, whose amino-acid sequence MADLKSLSGDAYLALSRGYTAAGLAYGAAQGPEAARAYCAPGPAGDLPAAPAPRAPAESSGEQSGDDDAFERRRRRRGPGGAADARRRPREPRSLRLSINARERRRMHDLNDALDGLRAVIPYAHSPSVRKLSKIATLLLAKNYILMQAQALDEMRRLVAYLNQGQGLAAPLAPFGQAAAGYPFSAGAALGPCPDKCSAFSGAPSALCKHCAQKP is encoded by the coding sequence ATGGCCGACCTCAAGTCGCTGTCGGGGGACGCGTACCTGGCGCTGAGCCGCGGCTACACGGCGGCGGGCCTGGCCTACGGGGCGGCCCAGGGGCCCGAGGCGGCCCGCGCCTACTGCGCGCCGGGCCCGGCCGGCGACCTCCCCGCGGCGCCCGCGCCGCGCGCCCCGGCCGAGAGCAGCGGCGAGCAGAGCGGCGACGACGACGCCttcgagcggcggcggcggcggcgcgggcccgGGGGCGCGGCGGACGCGCGGCGGCGGCCCCGGGAGCCGCGCTCGCTGCGGCTCAGCATCAACGCGCGCGAGCGGCGCCGCATGCACGACCTCAACGACGCGCTGGACGGGCTGCGGGCCGTGATCCCCTACGCGCACAGCCCGTCGGTGCGCAAGCTGTCCAAGATCGCCACGCTGCTGCTGGCCAAGAACTACATCCTCATGCAGGCGCAGGCGCTGGACGAGATGCGGCGCCTGGTGGCCTACCTCaaccagggccagggcctggccgCGCCCTTGGCGCCCTTCGGCCAGGCCGCCGCCGGGTACCCGTTCTCTGCGGGCGCCGCGCTGGGGCCCTGCCCCGACAAGTGCTCCGCTTTCTCCGGGGCGCCCTCGGCGCTCTGCAAACACTGCGCCCAGAAGCCGTGA